One genomic segment of Komagataella phaffii GS115 chromosome 4, complete sequence includes these proteins:
- a CDS encoding Kynurenine 3-mono oxygenase, translating into MKGNVAVIGAGLVGAVAGLSLAHEGYNVTIFELRADPRLADTEDKNLRSINLAVSNRGIRTLRMIDPQMAERVLADVLPMKGRMIHDLKGNQAEQLYGLYGDAIYSIDRGVLNENLLHEIELFDEAKNEGSIQTKFEHKLVNMDFGNDNDEHSPVELTFRRKNSNDDVHLKFDMVIGADGAHSITRAFLGKKVRMDYSSQYIDKCYVELYIPPSDDPSNKFSISPNHLHIWPRVDFMLIALPNTDGSFTSTFFGPWKLTESLRTEEQISSFFSDQFPDAVNLIGEKSLVRAFQNNPKGSLLQVTCSPYHFKGKCIIIGDAAHSMVPFYGQGMNCGFEDVRVLTELLKKYKHVSEDAFEAFTETRHKDLLAILSLALANYHEMSAKVTSNLYKLRKATDGFLHKLLGDHWLPLYTMVSFRDDIPYHEALEIEANQHRLVSIFGGVTILSASVAILYGLKRGLKI; encoded by the coding sequence ATGAAAGGAAACGTAGCAGTTATTGGAGCTGGGCTCGTAGGAGCAGTTGCAGGATTATCACTAGCACATGAAGGATATAATGTGACGATTTTTGAGCTCCGTGCGGATCCTAGGCTAGCAGATACTGAGGATAAGAACTTGAGATCTATTAATTTAGCAGTTAGTAATCGAGGTATCAGAACCCTGAGAATGATTGATCCTCAGATGGCTGAGCGAGTTTTAGCAGATGTTCTTCCAATGAAAGGCCGCATGATTCACGATTTGAAAGGAAACCAAGCAGAGCAGTTATATGGGCTTTACGGTGATGCTATCTACTCTATTGATAGGGGAGTGTTGAACGAGAACTTATTGCACGAAATTGAACTGTTTGATGAAGCAAAAAATGAAGGCTCTATCCAGACAAAGTTTGAGCACAAGTTAGTTAATATGGATTTTGGTAACGACAACGATGAACATTCTCCGGTTGAACTTACTTTCAGGCGCAAAAACTCCAACGACGATGTTCATTTGAAGTTTGACATGGTGATAGGGGCTGACGGAGCTCATTCTATTACGAGGGCCTTTTTGGGTAAGAAAGTAAGGATGGACTATTCTTCACAATATATAGACAAGTGTTACGTTGAGTTATACATTCCGCCATCCGATGATCCAAGCAACaagttttccatttctCCCAACCATCTACACATCTGGCCCAGAGTAGATTTCATGTTAATTGCGTTACCCAACACTGATGGATCGTTTACGTCCACTTTTTTTGGTCCCTGGAAGCTAACAGAGTCTCTGAGAACCGAGGAGcaaatttcatcttttttctctgaCCAGTTCCCTGACGCAGTGAACCTTATTGGTGAAAAAAGCCTAGTGCGTGCCTTTCAAAATAATCCTAAGGGATCTCTATTACAGGTCACATGTTCTCCTTATCATTTTAAGGGAAAGTGTATAATCATTGGGGATGCTGCGCATTCTATGGTGCCGTTTTATGGTCAAGGTATGAATTGCGGATTCGAAGACGTTCGTGTTTTAACTGAGCTTCTCAAAAAATACAAACATGTCTCTGAAGACGCGTTTGAGGCATTCACTGAAACTAGGCACAAGGATTTGTTAGCTATTCTGAGTTTAGCCTTGGCTAACTACCATGAAATGTCTGCCAAAGTTACATCAAACTTGTATAAACTGCGGAAAGCAACGGACGGTTTTTTACACAAACTACTAGGTGATCACTGGCTGCCTTTATACACCATGGTATCTTTTAGAGACGATATACCATACCACGAGGCCCTGGAAATTGAAGCTAATCAACATCGTTTAGTTTCCATATTCGGTGGGGTTACAATTTTATCTGCTTCTGTAGCCATATTATACGGGCTCAAAAGAGGGCTCAAAATTTAA
- a CDS encoding putative U3 snoRNP protein involved in maturation of pre-18S rRNA, with the protein MSKRRIDELSNGESHISDADNESASAQTAEIAQQMVHYEDDADQPTSEPRQKKSTVANLSAQDIQIARETAELFKSNIFKLQIDELVKNLKIKDSHIKVIEKVLHRLHHIIQQVPEVENLTLKDVESYFHVSSNKVAVPFPDPKPFHPNYKFSFLQPSDVSLIGSFGLKTAIRQPEGSVIDMSITMPSKLFHSKDYVNYRAFHKRAFYIGYLADQLVTLSQEHYLPIKISYEYVNGDKLCPAIRVESITPDQPNPEHLVFEKTKFSIRIIVGFELGLFEGKKLLPDKNCIKVQSPTDQGSKMYGDHDSIQLTPTPLYNSSLLSSTTYSHYLKLLYTAKKTTESFRDACVLGKLWLRQRGFSSHFNEGGFGHFEFAILMTALLQGGGLTSNKILLHGFSSYQLFKGTIKYLATQDLMDEGYLSFTSAIGETSSKYKPDGFHVPTIFDKNTKINILWKTTKWSYETLRRHAQQTLVALNDLVYDRFDSVFLQQCRTPSLTYDLTIKIPLAELDHEKNFGPLEKISFISFENFIKSKIYAILKRGLMDRVTDISIWIENLITTFSIHKRKAGGPSEGRNIVIGLLLNPLECERLVTKGPDNEDEVNGAKFRQFWQSKASLRRFKDGTIQNCCIWASSSSEPVVLSIIKFLFDLHLSSNTETSISSHLVSNISEFQSYVPLPSLPASTKQSIISTAAFQNLNNSFDELCKILYSLELPLRIKSVNPASPSLRATSLLQPVPFAVSNPDFFNEVIVQFESSTKWPDELISLEKTKSSFLIRTLEVLQGETNYQGFITKDESVPLNYAVTLLNILTPQGYGFRIRVLTEHDEILYLRAIENADHRQRPILRDTYLRFTQKYIGSMKHHRTMNTLAFHFPFFSPTVRLFKRWMDSQLLSVHFPQEFVELLAIKVFVDPAPYSVPSSVESGFLRILQFLSQWNWKEEPLILDLSKPVDDSSLNPTTENGTSYIDKLKDNLDVQTYQLINTNFDKQRKTDPTAMKMQFFVGSKDDNSGILWTNDISLPVATRLTSLAKVATNLVMKGELNHKSIKLLFTPALADYDFVIKVQTEDLVSSSGIAEAKVFANVVNGRTSYPDDITSKMDPIQWYVDELNDKFKGQIIFSTKRFTSLNKKGSNVVTGLFNPSTVAKRKFKVSSAYNCKPVEETEHVTFNKESALNEIVALGGDLVVEVVLK; encoded by the coding sequence ATGAGTAAAAGAAGAATAGATGAGTTATCCAATGGGGAATCACACATTTCCGATGCGGATAATGAGTCAGCTTCTGCTCAGACAGCAGAGATTGCTCAACAGATGGTTCATTATGAAGATGATGCGGACCAACCTACGAGTGAACCCCGGCAGAAGAAGTCCACTGTGGCGAACCTTTCGGCTCAGGATATTCAGATAGCAAGGGAGACAGCCGAGTTATTCAAGTCtaacattttcaaattaCAGATTGATGAATTGGTGAAGAACTTaaaaatcaaagactctCACATCAAAGTGATAGAAAAAGTATTACACAGGTTACACCATATCATTCAGCAGGTCCCAGAAGTGGAAAACTTGACGCTGAAAGATGTTGAATCTTATTTTCACGTTTCTAGCAATAAGGTGGCCGTGCCTTTCCCCGATCCTAAACCATTTCATCCTAACTATAAGTTTTCATTCCTGCAACCCTCTGATGTGTCTTTGATTGGATCTTTTGGTCTGAAAACTGCCATTCGACAACCAGAAGGCAGTGTCATTGATATGTCAATTACTATGCCATCAAAATTGTTTCATTCAAAGGACTATGTAAATTATCGTGCATTTCACAAGAGAGCCTTTTATATTGGCTACCTGGCTGACCAACTTGTAACACTATCCCAAGAGCACTACCTCCCCATTAAGATATCATATGAATATGTTAATGGTGATAAACTATGTCCAGCTATACGCGTTGAAAGCATCACTCCAGACCAACCTAATCCTGAACATCTGGTTTTTGAGAAAACCAAGTTCTCCATCCGAATTATCGTAGGATTTGAACTGGGTctctttgaaggaaagaaaCTACTTCCAGATAAGAATTGCATAAAAGTTCAGTCTCCAACAGATCAAGGATCGAAAATGTATGGCGATCACGACAGTATACAACTCACCCCAACTCCATTGTACaattcttctcttttgtCTTCTACAACATATTCGCACTACTTAAAGCTGTTGTATACAGCAAAGAAAACCACAGAGAGCTTTAGGGATGCTTGTGTACTTGGAAAACTATGGTTACGACAAAGAGGCTTTTCGTCACATTTCAATGAAGGTGGATTTGGTCATTTTGAGTTCGCCATACTGATGACTGCATTATTACAAGGAGGTGGACTCACTAGTAACAAGATTTTGTTACATGGATTTTCAAGCTACCAGCTTTTCAAGGGAACGATCAAGTATTTAGCGACCCAAGATCTTATGGACGAAGGttatctttcttttacTTCTGCTATTGGAGAGACGTCATCTAAATACAAGCCTGATGGGTTCCATGTTCCCACAATTTTCGATAAGAACACAAAAATAAATATCTTATGGAAAACCACTAAATGGTCATATGAGACTTTACGAAGACATGCACAGCAGACCCTTGTGGCCTTGAATGATTTAGTGTATGATAGATTTGACTCCGTCTTTTTGCAACAATGCAGAACACCCAGCTTAACTTACGATTTAACGATCAAAATACCATTGGCAGAATTGGATCATGAGAAAAATTTTGGTCCTCTGGAGAAGATCTCATTTATTTCATTTGAGAATTTCATAAAGAGTAAGATATACGccattttgaaaagaggATTAATGGACCGTGTTACGGATATCTCCATTTGGATAGAAAACTTGATAACGACATTCTCAATTCATAAACGTAAGGCCGGAGGACCTTCCGAGGGTAGAAACATAGTCATTGGACTCTTGTTGAATCCACTGGAATGCGAGAGATTGGTTACTAAAGGCCCGGACAACGAAGACGAGGTCAATGGAGCGAAGTTCAGACAGTTTTGGCAGTCGAAGGCCTCTTTGCGAAGATTTAAAGATGGTACCATTCAAAATTGTTGCATATGGGCAAGCTCATCGTCAGAGCCTGTAGTCCTGTCGATCATAAAATTTCTTTTCGATTTACATCTGTCATCTAATACCGAGACAAGCATTTCAAGCCACTTAGTCAGCAATATCTCCGAGTTTCAGAGTTATGTGCCATTGCCTTCCCTGCCAGCATCTACAAAGCAATCAATAATCTCAACTGCagcatttcaaaatttgaacaattccTTTGATGAATTATGCAAGATTTTGTACAGTTTGGAATTGCCATTAAGAATCAAATCAGTTAATCCTGCCTCGCCAAGCTTGCGTGCGACTTCGTTACTCCAGCCTGTTCCATTTGCTGTTTCCAATCcagattttttcaatgaggTGATAGTACAATTTGAATCCTCTACTAAGTGGCCAGATGAATTGATTTCTCTAGAAAAAACTAAgagttctttcttgattCGAACTTTGGAGGTTTTGCAAGGTGAAACAAATTATCAAGGTTTCATAACTAAGGATGAGTCGGTTCCTTTAAACTACGCAGTAACCCTCCTAAACATTTTAACACCACAAGGATACGGCTTTAGAATACGAGTATTGACAGAACATGACGAAATCTTATATTTGAGAGCTATCGAGAATGCAGACCACAGACAAAGACCCATCCTTAGAGATACTTACCTCCGATTTACTCAGAAATATATTGGATCCATGAAACACCACAGAACAATGAACACACTTGCTTTCCATTTCCCTTTTTTCTCACCCACAGTTCGATTATTCAAGAGGTGGATGGACTCGCAGCTGTTGTcagttcattttcctcaAGAGTTCGTTGAACTTCTGGCCATAAAAGTATTCGTGGACCCAGCTCCTTATTCAGTTCCAAGTAGTGTCGAATCAGGGTTTCTTAGAATTCTACAGTTTTTGAGTCAATggaattggaaagaagaaccaCTGATCTTAGATTTGTCAAAACCAGTAGACGACTCAAGCTTAAACCCTACTACCGAGAATGGCACAAGTTATATTGACAAATTGAAAGACAATTTAGACGTTCAAACATATCAGCTCATCAACACAAATTTTGACAAGCAACGTAAAACGGACCCCACAGCCATGAAAATGCagttttttgttggttcAAAGGATGACAATTCCGGTATATTATGGACCAATGATATCAGCTTACCTGTAGCAACCAGATTGACGAGCTTGGCAAAAGTAGCCACTAATTTGGTAATGAAAGGTGAACTGAATCATAAAAGCATCAAGCTACTGTTTACTCCTGCCTTGGCAGACTATGACTTTGTGATTAAGGTCCAGACAGAAGATCTAGTATCCTCTAGTGGAATTGCAGAGGCCAAGGTTTTTGCCAATGTGGTTAACGGAAGAACTTCTTATCCTGATGATATTACCTCTAAGATGGATCCTATCCAATGGTATGTGGATGAGTTGAATGACAAATTCAAGGGTCAAATAATCTTTTCTACCAAGAGATTTACCAGTTTAAATAAAAAGGGATCGAATGTCGTGACTGGATTATTCAACCCTTCCACAGTTGCAAAGAGGAAGTTCAAAGTGTCATCGGCTTACAACTGTAAACCTGTGGAGGAAACAGAGCATGTGACCTTTAACAAAGAAAGTGCGCTTAATGAAATAGTAGCCCTTGGAGGCGATTTGGTggttgaagttgttttgaAGTAA
- a CDS encoding Plasma membrane ATP-binding cassette (ABC) transporter, with translation MSSTSSSINDKDKESSNIDSPKDTVPYEPTRFVGDLENQNEDDIYSEQLSRILTQSEAVQKIQSLARTMSRMTKKELAAFEVNQDDFDLKILLHYLRAKSEEQGIESCSAGVAFKNLTATGIDVSAAYGPTVDEMLRNFFMWPIRFAKREHVKTRQIIRNFTGSIEAGELCLVLGRPGAGCSTLLKCCTGNTSELLSVEGEFSYDGLDQAEMMKDYKGYVIYNPELDTHFPHITVKQTIDFALKMKTPAKRVDGIPRKKYIDTMRDLWCTVFGLRHTYGTKVGNDFIRGVSGGERKRVSIVEALATGASVYAWDNATRGLDASTALEFTQAIRTSTNLLNASGMVAIYQAGENIYELFDKVCVLYNGKQVYFGPAEKARKYFEDMGWYKPPRMTTPEFLTAVTDPSGRFIREGFKNKVPENSEDFEQYWLNSPEYQECLRSHDQYIQDHNPEETRQRLATAKSQTRQKAVRSKSRFVASYPNQIAYCVTRGFQRTKGEIAYTLVYLSSFLTKGFIVGSMYWNIPKDTSGLFSRSGILFYCLLFCAVTSLSEISHTYTNRPIILKQKSYSLYHQSAESLQEIITELPTKLVAVIILALTTYFMPGLRLSDGGSAFWMYLLFLLLIQQCMSFMFKLIATLTRDAGTAHACGGLLALMMCVYTGFIIPLPYMHHWIKWFNWINPMRYCYESLLATELHSREMKCSEYIPNGPDYEGISMENSACTTTAYNHTTGLVSGNAFLTATYNYRYSHVWRNFGINIAWTAGFIIINTILSEFVKNVEGGGDMLLYKRGHMPKEGIEAVDGKVASKQEMMEALNGPDVDLKKVIAERDVFTWQHLDYVIPYGGATRQLLNDVQGYVKPGTMTALMGESGAGKTTLLNTLSQRINFGTITGDIFVNGRPLDSSFKRRTGFVQQSDLHLAEYSVRESLRFAVNLRQSEKVPQAEKYEYVEKIINLLGMQNYAEAIIGKIGRGLNVEQRKKLSIAVELVAKPSLLLFLDEPTSGLDSQSAWSIIQFLRALSDSGQAILCTIHQPSATLFEVFDRLLLLKKGGRTVYFGDIGPNSSTMLSYFERESGIKCGVSENPAEYILNCIGAGATAHASADWGDLWVSSPEHAAVTEEISRLNTELQKRPLPENIEDLQSKFATSYPHQIKILFLRTMVQFWRSPVYIRAKFLEAVVCAIFVGFSFVKVGHGLQEAQFGLTSIFMMLIISLAMINQMHVFAFDSRELFEARESASNTFHWSTLLLAQTWWETIWCMACQFLCFVCYYFPAGFSGTAHHAGYFFLQFVIIFPIYYCSYGLWVLYFSPDVPSAGMINSNFFAAMLLFCGVLQPPQFMPGFWTFMYKLSPYTYFVQSFVAPLVHNRKLVCRTNEYTLITPPEGQTCSEFLDPFIESDGGYLGNPDATESCEYCPYTYQSQVMEQFNIKWSYRWRNFGFFFAYIIFNYVALLSCYYLMRVKVWNMKSILNFKKWFNGPRKERHDPETNIFAAQPADAKLAVLKKKE, from the coding sequence ATGTCTTCGACTTCTTCGTCAATTAATGACAAAGACAAGGAGAGCTCCAATATTGACTCTCCGAAAGATACGGTGCCATATGAGCCCACTAGATTTGTAGgagatttggaaaatcAGAATGAAGATGACATCTACTCTGAACAGTTGTCCCGGATTTTGACACAGAGCGAAGCTGTTCAGAAAATTCAGTCTTTGGCTAGAACAATGAGTCGAATGACCAAGAAAGAGCTTGCAGCCTTTGAGGTCAACCaggatgattttgatttgaagatcCTCCTGCATTATTTAAGAGCTAAAAGTGAAGAGCAAGGAATTGAGTCTTGCTCAGCCGGTGTGGCTTTCAAGAACTTAACAGCTACTGGAATTGATGTGTCCGCAGCCTATGGACCTACTGTGGATGAAATGTTGCGTAACTTTTTTATGTGGCCCATTAGATTTGCAAAACGAGAACATGTCAAGACTAGACAAATTATCCGTAACTTTACCGGATCTATCGAAGCTGGTGAGTTGTGCTTGGTCCTAGGTAGACCTGGTGCTGGATGTTCCACTCTTCTAAAATGCTGTACCGGAAACACTTCAGAGTTGTTATCTGTTGAGGGAGAATTCTCCTACGATGGTCTCGACCAAGCCGAAATGATGAAGGACTACAAAGGTTACGTCATCTATAATCCCGAGCTGGATACACATTTTCCTCATATAACGGTGAAACAAACAATTGATtttgctttgaaaatgaagacTCCAGCCAAACGAGTTGACGGTATTCCTAGAAAGAAATACATCGACACTATGAGAGACTTGTGGTGtactgtttttggtttgaGACATACTTATGGTACTAAGGTTGGTAATGATTTCATTAGAGGTGTTTCAGGAGGTGAGCGTAAGAGAGTGTCAATTGTTGAAGCACTCGCTACCGGAGCATCTGTGTATGCATGGGATAATGCTACCAGAGGTTTGGATGCTTCCACAGCTTTAGAGTTTACGCAAGCTATTAGAACCTCAACTAACCTTTTGAACGCTTCTGGTATGGTAGCTATCTACCAAGCTGGTGAAAATATTTATGAGCTGTTCGACAAAGTCTGTGTTTTGTACAATGGTAAGCAGGTTTATTTCGGTCCAGCTGAAAAGGCAAGGAAATACTTTGAGGACATGGGATGGTACAAGCCACCAAGAATGACTACTCCGGAATTTTTGACTGCTGTTACTGATCCAAGTGGTCGTTTTATCAGAGAAGGGTTCAAAAACAAGGTTCCTGAAAATTCGGAAGATTTCGAACAATATTGGCTTAATTCCCCAGAGTATCAAGAATGTTTACGGAGTCATGATCAATATATTCAAGACCACAACCCTGAAGAGACGAGGCAACGTTTGGCCACCGCCAAGTCTCAAACTAGGCAAAAAGCTGTAAGAAGTAAGTCCAGATTTGTTGCCTCTTATCCCAACCAAATTGCTTATTGTGTTACGAGAGgttttcaaagaactaAAGGTGAGATAGCGTATACGCTGGTTTATCTCTCATCATTTCTGACCAAGGGATTCATTGTCGGTTCCATGTATTGGAACATTCCAAAAGACACCAGTGGATTGTTCTCAAGAAGTGGTATCTTATTTTACTGTTTGCTTTTCTGTGCTGTTACCTCTCTTTCGGAGATCTCTCACACGTACACTAACCGTCCTatcattttgaaacagaagagTTATTCTCTGTATCACCAGTCTGCCGAGTCATTACAGGAAATTATCACTGAGCTACCTACAAAGCTTGTGGCTGTCATCATTCTTGCGCTGACCACTTACTTCATGCCTGGGTTGCGATTGTCTGACGGAGGATCCGCTTTCTGGATGTACTTACTGTTTTTACTTTTGATTCAGCAGTGTATGTCATTCATGTTTAAGCTGATTGCCACTCTTACAAGAGACGCGGGAACTGCTCATGCTTGTGGAGGTTTATTGGCTTTAATGATGTGTGTTTACACAGGATTTATTATTCCTTTGCCTTATATGCACCATTGGATCAAATGGTTCAACTGGATTAACCCTATGAGATATTGTTATGAATCTTTGTTGGCTACAGAGCTTCACAGCAGAGAAATGAAATGTAGTGAGTACATTCCCAATGGTCCAGACTACGAAGGTATTAGTATGGAGAATAGTGCATGTACAACTACAGCTTATAACCACACTACTGGTCTTGTCTCTGGTAATGCCTTCCTGACTGCTACATATAATTACCGATACAGTCACgtttggagaaactttggTATAAACATTGCTTGGACTGCAGGTTTCATCATTATTAACACAATTCTATCTGAGTTTGTGAAGAATGTCGAAGGTGGCGGTGATATGCTTTTGTACAAAAGGGGACACATGCCCAAGGAAGGTATTGAAGCCGTTGATGGTAAAGTCGCCAGTAAGCAAGAAATGATGGAAGCACTGAATGGACCTGATGTcgatttgaagaaagttaTCGCAGAAAGAGATGTCTTCACTTGGCAACATCTGGACTATGTCATTCCTTATGGTGGAGCAACAAGGCAACTACTTAATGACGTCCAGGGATACGTCAAGCCAGGTACAATGACTGCTTTGATGGGAGAATCTGGTGCAGGTAAGAcaactcttttgaataCTCTATCGCAAAGAATTAACTTTGGTACCATTACGGGAGACATTTTCGTAAATGGCAGACCTCTAGAttcctccttcaaaagaagaactggaTTCGTTCAACAATCTGACTTGCATTTAGCTGAGTATTCAGTACGAGAATCTTTGAGATTCGCAGTCAATCTGAGACAATCTGAAAAGGTTCCCCAAGCCGAAAAGTATGAatatgttgaaaagatcatcaacTTGTTGGGCATGCAGAATTATGCTGAAGCTATCATCGGCAAAATCGGACGTGGTCTGAATGTTGAGCAACGTAAGAAGTTGTCCATCGCTGTTGAACTGGTCGCCAAGCCTTCTTTATTATTGTTCTTGGATGAGCCTACTTCTGGATTGGACTCCCAATCTGCATGGTCCATCATCCAGTTCCTGAGAGCCCTGTCTGACTCGGGACAGGCCATTCTTTGTACTATCCATCAGCCTTCAGCCACTCTATTTGAGGTTTTCGATCGTCTATTGCTACTGAAAAAGGGAGGAAGAACTGTTTACTTTGGTGATATTGGCCCCAACTCTTCCACTATGCTTTCATACTTTGAAAGGGAATCTGGTATTAAGTGTGGAGTATCCGAAAATCCTGCTGAATACATCCTGAATTGTATCGGAGCTGGTGCAACTGCTCATGCGTCTGCTGATTGGGGTGATCTGTGGGTATCATCCCCAGAACATGCTGCTGTCACTGAAGAAATTTCTAGACTGAACACTGAATTACAGAAGAGACCATTGCCTGAGAACATCGAAGACTTACAATCTAAGTTTGCTACTAGTTACCCTCACCAGATTAAGATCTTGTTCTTGAGGACAATGGTTCAATTCTGGAGATCCCCAGTTTACATCAGAGCAAAGTTTTTAGAAGCTGTCGTTTGTGCAATTTTTGTTGGTTTTTCATTTGTCAAAGTTGGTCATGGTTTGCAAGAGGCACAGTTTGGTCTAACATCAATTTTCATGATGCTAATTATTTCTCTTGCCATGATTAACCAGATGCATGTTTTTGCCTTTGACTCCCGTGAACTATTTGAAGCAAGAGAGAGCGCATCAAATACCTTCCATTGGTCCACTCTTTTATTAGCTCAGACTTGGTGGGAAACCATTTGGTGTATGGCATGCCAATTCTTGTGTTTTGTGTGTTACTATTTCCCGGCCGGGTTCAGCGGTACTGCTCACCATGCCGGATACTTTTTCTTACAATTTGTTATAATTTTCCCTATCTATTACTGTTCTTACGGTCTTTGGGTATTATATTTCTCTCCTGATGTTCCAAGTGCTGGTATGATCAACTCGAATTTCTTTGCTGCTATGTTACTGTTCTGTGGAGTTCTTCAGCCACCTCAGTTCATGCCAGGATTTTGGACGTTCATGTACAAATTGTCCCCATACACTTACTTTGTTCAGTCTTTCGTTGCACCGCTGGTCCATAACAGAAAGTTGGTCTGCAGAACGAACGAGTATACTTTAATTACACCACCCGAGGGCCAAACATGTTCAGAGTTTTTAGACCCGTTTATTGAATCTGATGGAGGATACTTGGGAAATCCGGATGCCACAGAGAGTTGCGAGTACTGTCCATATACTTACCAGTCTCAAGTAATGGAACAATTTAACATAAAATGGTCCTACAGatggagaaactttggattcttcttcgCTTACATCATTTTTAACTACGTTGCTCTATTGAGTTGCTATTACCTGATGAGGGTCAAAGTCTGGAATATGAAATCTatcttgaatttcaagaaatggTTCAATGGGCCAAGAAAGGAGAGACATGACCCTGAAACCAACATCTTCGCAGCTCAGCCTGCTGATGCTAAATTGGCcgttctgaaaaagaaggagtGA